Proteins from a genomic interval of Candidatus Cloacimonas sp.:
- the glnA gene encoding type I glutamate--ammonia ligase has protein sequence MELKELQQMIQANKVKAIDLKYCGLDGKWYHITFPARNIAEVMEIGIPFDGSSIPGMRSVESGDMVLMPDAETAHLDSFYETPTLRMLCSICDADTRIGVKKDPRSVALRAHQYLLSTGIADMSTWIPELEFHLFDSVQYYSDSYSAGYNITSSECKEALPEENEDLDALSMQGMKGYHIDTPFDQFYEIRQKIVELIEEQDIKVRYHHHEVGLSAQEEIETELLAFPRICDDVMIMKDIIRRTALQYGLTATFMPKPVFGNAGNGMHFHIMLHKDGKNLFYKKGGYADLSEEAVWFIGGILIHGRALVALTNPSTNSFKRLLPGFEAPVKLFYGLANRSAAIRIPKYANTPETKRFEFRTGDGTCNPYLAMSAILLAGLDGIKNRVDPAKYNLGPYDDNVFAWSEDKKAQLLSIPANLAEALQALKDDHQFLLEGNVFNEDLIESHIEIKMKEFEAISARPHPQEFMLYYNL, from the coding sequence ATGGAACTGAAGGAATTACAACAGATGATCCAGGCAAATAAAGTGAAAGCCATAGACCTTAAATATTGCGGTTTGGATGGCAAATGGTATCATATTACTTTTCCAGCGCGGAATATAGCGGAAGTGATGGAAATTGGAATACCCTTTGACGGTTCTTCCATTCCTGGAATGAGAAGTGTGGAAAGTGGCGATATGGTTTTAATGCCTGATGCCGAAACAGCTCATCTTGATTCGTTTTATGAGACCCCAACACTGAGAATGCTATGTTCAATTTGTGATGCGGACACCCGGATCGGAGTAAAAAAAGACCCTCGCAGTGTTGCTCTCAGGGCTCATCAATATTTGCTTTCCACAGGCATAGCCGATATGTCCACTTGGATACCGGAACTGGAATTTCATCTTTTTGATTCCGTTCAATATTACTCTGATTCTTATTCCGCAGGTTATAATATAACCTCCAGTGAATGCAAAGAAGCTCTTCCGGAGGAAAATGAAGACCTGGATGCGCTTTCTATGCAAGGGATGAAGGGTTATCATATAGATACCCCTTTTGATCAGTTCTATGAAATTCGGCAAAAAATTGTGGAACTTATTGAAGAGCAGGATATTAAAGTTCGTTATCATCATCATGAAGTTGGTCTTTCTGCGCAGGAAGAAATAGAAACGGAACTGCTTGCCTTTCCCCGAATTTGTGATGATGTAATGATTATGAAGGATATTATTCGCAGAACCGCTTTGCAATATGGGCTTACGGCAACTTTTATGCCTAAACCGGTTTTTGGCAATGCCGGAAACGGAATGCACTTTCATATTATGCTGCATAAAGACGGGAAAAACCTGTTCTATAAAAAAGGTGGCTATGCAGACCTCTCCGAAGAAGCAGTTTGGTTTATTGGGGGAATTTTAATTCACGGTCGTGCCTTAGTTGCTCTCACCAATCCTTCAACCAATAGTTTCAAACGACTGCTGCCTGGTTTTGAAGCACCGGTAAAATTATTCTATGGTCTTGCCAATCGTAGTGCCGCTATCAGGATTCCCAAATATGCTAATACACCTGAAACAAAACGCTTTGAATTTAGAACCGGTGACGGAACCTGCAATCCTTACCTGGCGATGAGTGCAATTTTATTAGCTGGCTTGGATGGTATTAAAAATCGGGTTGATCCTGCCAAATATAATCTGGGTCCTTATGATGATAATGTTTTTGCCTGGAGTGAAGATAAAAAAGCACAATTGCTTTCTATTCCTGCCAATCTTGCAGAAGCACTGCAGGCACTGAAAGATGACCACCAATTTTTACTGGAAGGAAATGTTTTTAACGAGGACTTGATTGAAAGCCATATTGAAATAAAAATGAAGGAATTTGAGGCAATTTCAGCGCGTCCCCATCCTCAGGAGTTTATGCTATACTATAATCTTTGA
- a CDS encoding site-2 protease family protein has protein sequence MKSPNIPQLLLNAVVIVLVFYSIIIHEFCHSLMAYWLGDDSAKRAGRLTLNPLKHIDWFGTVILPLFLYLTAGFIYGYAKPVPFNPHNFKNYKRDSGLTGLAGPLANFLLAIFFALIFHLCGFSVLIQYICFFVIYLNLLLAFFNLIPVPPLDGSKVIGMFLTDQAYYKWTMQERKGMMYLFAFIIITTLLGWNIIGKIIIPPVNFVMQIMGVQLQNIASL, from the coding sequence ATGAAAAGTCCTAATATACCTCAGCTTCTGCTAAATGCGGTAGTAATTGTTCTGGTTTTTTACAGCATTATTATCCATGAATTCTGCCACTCTCTAATGGCATACTGGCTGGGTGATGATTCTGCTAAAAGAGCAGGGCGTTTAACATTGAATCCCTTGAAACACATTGATTGGTTTGGAACTGTGATCTTGCCGTTATTTTTATATTTAACAGCTGGTTTCATATATGGTTATGCTAAGCCGGTTCCTTTCAATCCTCATAATTTCAAAAATTATAAAAGAGATTCCGGATTAACAGGATTGGCAGGACCTCTTGCCAATTTTCTGCTGGCAATCTTTTTTGCCCTGATCTTTCATCTATGCGGTTTTTCGGTTTTAATCCAATATATTTGTTTCTTTGTAATCTACCTTAATCTCCTGCTTGCTTTTTTTAATCTGATTCCGGTGCCCCCTTTGGACGGCTCAAAAGTAATTGGAATGTTTTTAACTGATCAGGCATATTATAAATGGACGATGCAGGAACGCAAAGGAATGATGTATTTATTTGCATTTATTATAATTACTACTTTGCTGGGTTGGAATATTATTGGGAAAATCATTATTCCACCGGTAAATTTCGTAATGCAAATAATGGGAGTGCAGCTACAAAATATTGCCTCATTGTGA